CAGAACACATTTCTTCAGTGTCACTAGTATGCATTCCTTTCTTCTGATTAAAACTCTGGGGTACACAAAATTTTAGGAATTGCTTTCATGAGCAATCAGACAAGACTCCAACAAGAAGTGCGATGATTTGTGTTCTTCCCTTGTGATGCAAGTTTGCAAATCTATTTTTCAAAGATGCTGCAAATTTTTAGGTGTTCTAAGTATTGCAAAATAGCAGGTTCTGTTGCTAACCAAAATTTTTATTAGACATCTGAGTTTTAGTGCATGTCTTTCAAACTGTATGAACAGCATATTGGGTTATGGGTTCCTCTTTGAAGagtttggtttgttggggtttaaaaaaattattgttataTAGAATCCAACAATGGTTTGCTTCTCAGTGTGTAATAAAagtgcagaaagcagaaaaatggggaggaaagaaGCAGCTAAATGTGGCTTGTGTGGAATGGGTTAGACCTATTTGATAGATTGGGTTTCTCAGGTGAACTAAAAACCTGGTCATAGGCTTGAAAAGAAACATGTATTGGTACTTAATTTTACagacattaaaagaaattacttttgtaCCTTTCTGTGTATTAAAGTTGGCCTTAGTCgtgtttttttgctttctctcattGCCAGTGCTTTTGCAGCAACTTTTGCTATAGAGCATCTAAATATTTTGAAGCTCAAATTTCCAAAAGTCCAGTGTGGatgagagaagaagaaaagtaagTATAATCTTACACATTCATTGCACCTTTTGAGAATATTATTTCTCTCTGCATCTGCAGTGGTAATTAAGAGCTGCAGCACATCAAAATGATTTGGCTGAAGCAGAGGTAGTTGATGTTAACATGTTAGCTTAGCATGGTGTTTGTTTCAAAAGTGTTGTAGCTGTATGGATTACAGAAATTGGCATGGTTCAGTACTACTCTCATTTACTTAGAAGATGTGACCATGTTAGTTTAGAGGGCAGTCTAGTCAGAAATAATAGCTAACTCCTATTAACTTTAAAATTGACTGACTGGGATTGAATTTTTACAAACAGGTTGGAATAATCTTACTCTGTTACAAGAGATTTTCTAATTTTAGCACAGCACTTGGCATTCATCTTAAGCTTAGACAGTGAATGCTTGCATCTGGAAGCAGTCTATAACATGAAGAGTTTTTTATCCAATCTAAATTTCTGATTGCCCGTGTCTTGTTCTTCCTGCAATACACATTTTAGAACAGTGTATGCAGTCCATGTTCTCATTTTAGGAAACACGGGCTTGCAAATAATCAGTGGAGCCAATGGGTGTCACTGTTGAACAACAAAGACTGGCATAGAGAATGTTCAGCAAATTTACTCAGCTTTCATTCTCCAAGATGCTACTTCTCATAGTCCCTGGCTTTCAACAAAAGAAACCAGCTGGAGTTATATGTGTCATATGAAATATACGATCAATGAGAAAAGACCTTTAGAGCAGCCTCATCAGATCTGAGGTGTTCTAGTAGGTAAAACTAGACTCTTCATTGAATGTTGAAGTTTACCAGTGCTTTTGAGGTAATGTTTTGCTGTCTTCAAGAAAAGTGTTTCTAAAATCTCCCTTTATTCTTCACATAAAAAATGTATAGTTCTTTTATTCCTGACATAGTTAATTATTTATTCTGGGTGGTAGGGAGGCGgtattttcaaaaaaacaaactaacaaactCCCAGATAGTTCTTGGCTAGCTACACCTCTTTGCACAATCACATACATGTGCCCACACTGATGCGGTAGAATAGTTGAAATTCCTTTGACAGAAAAGACTACAGCCTCCACTTAAAACTCCAAAGAAAATTATATGGAGCTAATAATTTAAATCACTCTATATTATCACTTTTAGTTTCCAAATTCAGTTTATTTGATATGCGTGgtgcagctttcctgcagggTCTTTTATATACTGAAAGGTGTTAGTACACTGACTTGCATTTAGTGCCTGTTTAAGAGGTTTTATTTCAGTCACAGGATACATTAGATTTTTAACATTTGGTATTGGATAAGAGGAATAGGACTGATAGGCTGCCTCATAACTGAAGTAGATTAATTGCAAGTAGGGCTTTGGAAAGAAACTCATAAGAATTTGTTTAgtaatatttttagtttctgGAAACCTTtgaaaaccattttcttttaaaaaatatataacttGACAGCCTAATTTTTaacaaagtaaaattttaaataagtaaaaatattatgaatattcatatttttacattaattggaacattttcctttaaatagcCCAGAATTGTCTTTAGTGTAAGAACCTTATGATCTATGAGGATCTTGGCATGTTCACTTGTTTGAAGAAGAGACCAAAGGGTGATCTGCTTTGAACAGAGGGTGTTGGACTGGAAGATCCTCAGATATCCCTTCCAAACTCAACTGTGTTTGTATTTATGTGTATTTCAAGAGAATAGATTTAGCTGGAAAATGTTCATTcggttttctttttccagaccACCAGACATagagctgctgaaggagagATGGAGGTAcactgaacaatttttttttgttgttagaTGCACTTATAGCTAGAAATTTTAGCATCATAGCAGATGCAAAGGGAATCTTTGATTTGTTGTGTTATAAAAAAGACCTTGCTAGAACCTAtgcaaaggtttttttcctttgtgattcTAACCCAGCATATTTGATCTGTATGATTTAGTGTACAGCTGCTCTTGGATTGTGTGTCTTAATTGAGCCTGTTGAAATCTGAAACAAATACACTGTTTGtactttgaatattttatgCCATCTAttctttataaagaaatttGTGCCAATTATATGTGATGAAAGCTTCTGTACTTCTTAATCCAAAAGGTCTATATGAGCGAAAATGAAATCACGCTATTCTGTCATCTCGCTGTACCTCACTGTGCATTGTGcactttctgtttgttttctttagcaaTGCGTTGCCATTAGGTGGCAAACCTATATATGCTGAAACACCTCAGCTGTCCCCCTGCTTTAAGGGTACTATATTCCTGTATATGTTAGCATGCctgtcttcattttaaaattgcacTATTCATGATGCTAAGTCTGACATTGTTCTGCTGTCTTTAATAATATCTGGTTTATACTGTTCTTTTCTAACTACCAACAATGAGCTGAGAACTCACTTCTCTAAATAGTCTCTATGCTTGTCATTTTGATTGTAGAATAGTACAGCTCTTAGAGTTCAAGAAGACTTTTAGAAGAGCACATGATTCTTAAAGCAAAAAATTCCACTTCTGCTATAAGGGGGAAAATGCTTTGTTTATCATTCTTTCATGAGAATGAGAAGCTATTGCAGATAAAAGCCATTTCTTATTTCACTGATGATTTGTGTTTTCTATTGTAGTGGAcagtctggagaagaggtgAAACTACGTGATGAAGTAATTAAAGCATCTGACATTGAAAATCCTAGGATATCTTCAGATCCATGTGAATCTGGTTCTCATGACATAGCCAGTGACAGCAGTACTGATACTGAACaagaatttatttcctctgtCCTACCAGGAAGTCAGTCAAGTTCAGCCAATTTTGCACAGCAATTGCACAGAAAAAGCATCCTCAAAAAGAAGCCTGCTCAGAAAGTCCACGCCAGCCCTAAAACTGAAGATGCAGATGTGGTAGAAGCCACTGAACAACTCTCTCATTGTAAATTAGACACTCAGGAAGAAAGACACGCTTGCTCTGTTCAAAATGAAGTAACTGCACCACCTTCTGACAATACTGCTCCTGGGAAATCAAGTGCTTCagaaatctttgaaaataaGTATGGGTCACAGATAGTTTTTCTAGGTGTGAGCAAAAGAGGAGCAGAACATCTTAAAAGAACATTAGCTAAGTCAGCAGAACATAAAAACCCTGAACTGAGCCATCCAGTTAATTCCAAAGGCAGTTTACTAGAAGTGCTTAGGCAAACACTTATGGAATGGAGAACTGAGGAAACTTTAAAATTTCTCTATGGCCCAAACTATACTTCTTTGTGTTCATCAGAGTGCATAGCATCTGTCAGCCAGGAGGCTGAAGAACTTGATGAGGATGACTTAGATACGCCTGATGATCTCAGCACTGTTGCTGTAGGGGAGTCTGAAAACAGTTTGAACTACTCTTTACCTTTCACAGGCTCAGGTGGAGTAGTTAAGCCTGTGCCTAGTTATGAAAagttaaaagaagaaacagagcTCCTAGAACTCCGAGTAAAAGAGTTTTATAAAGGAAGGTGCGTCTTGGCTGAGGAAGCAGCCACACAAGCACAAGCAGGGGAACATCCCAGCAAAGACAGAGTAAGTGTCTGCTGTAACAGTGTGGAGGCTGTATGAAGCCTGAATAGACCTTCAAAGAATTAGTACTTTGTTTCTGCTGTCATAAGTGGATAAGTAGCTCTcatggagaaagagaaaattccgTTTGCTGTATACTGTATGTTGCATCAGATTATGCAAGTGTCTGCCCATTAAAAAGgagtttggggttgtttttttcagagataagagttatttaatgtttaaatatttattgattaTCTGTGACTTTTTTGATGTACTGACTTCAGTTAAACACTAGGTTATGGCTGTTAAAGTTTCTTGTCTAATACAGGATGATCAACAGGAAGATCTCACCTTCCCACTTGTTGATTCAAATGCACAAATGCAGATTAGGAAGCGAATTGTCCTtgagaaactgagaaaagcGTAAGTATCGTTTACTTTGGTGAATGTCAGTCTGAAGTTGGTGCTTGTTCATCATTGTTTTAAGTAACAAACACATCCAAGGATGGGCCTGGCTCTTTCTAGGTGGCCCTAGTCAATACTGAAGCCCATTATTGCCCTAAAGGACTTACTTATTtctgcagcactcagctgtAGTCCAGTTGTAAGTCCCAGTTTGCACAGTCTGTAGGTACCAAATGCTCAAGTTTAGACTGAAAAACTTGAAATTGATTGAGAGGAGTTCAACTATTTGTCTTGTACATTAAGCATACTGTTACTTGTTAACAAATGCTTGTAATTGTTTAAGATAGGTGGTACAAAGAGAGTTTCTAATGTGTGTTTGGATGGCTGGTATCAGTATGCCCCTAGCTCCAACCACTAAAGGCCCTCACAATTGCATCTTAAAACTTTGCAAACATCAGACCTTCTTCACATACGTAAAAGGGCTTTGGAGTCACACAAAAGAGATTAAGGCATTTCTGATGTAGCTGTTCGAATTATGAATCTGTCAAAGTTGGGAGGACCTTGAAAATACTGTCAAGGCAGTGCAGATAAATGTGTTTGAAGGTCATGATTCTGTTGTTTTAGGTTGGGGTATTTACTTTTCTGTCATTGTAGTTTGTGTTACCTGGCCAAACTAGGTTTTGcagaagcctttttttttcacttaaagcCTTACAACCAAcacccccccaccccatccctgccaaaataaaagggaaatcctttctgtttttctctacCTGCACTATGTGTGGATAGGCCACAAACATGGAATCAAACCATCCCCCAAGTGTCTTGTCTGTAAATGTCGATTGTTTTAAATTTCCTGAGCTGATGCAGTTGTTCTGTTACAATCAAGAGATAATTTTCATTGTGATAAAGCAGTGAATATGCCCAGCATCATAAGaaccctgtgttcagttttTTGTAAAATATGCAGTCTTCCAGAACATCAATGCAGTGTGTTATGTGCATATAAATGCAAATCACTGGATATTCAAAtacaaaagaattttaattatttaacaAGTAAATAGAGGCAAAAGTTTAATCCtaaatgtgaaaaacaaaagatgTTATTTCCATCATTTGGGAATCCTGACAACTAGTTAAAGAGTATGTGCAGTTTGTGTGCTTTATCCTTTTTATGCACAGATAAGTAAGGAGGAAacctgtctttttctttcttttgaaattctCTGGTAACTATCATCTAGATTTCATCTGCCAAGCTCACAGTAGACTGACATTTTTGTTGCATCTGTGTGAGTCTGAGGTTAGCAGGTATATTATGTGTGAATACCCCATTTAGACATGCAGCTTCCTTTTGTAGTGTTATTTTTGAGCCAAGTAAATATAAACCTTCAAAAATTTATAAGGCCTGTAGTTCTAATCCCCATAAttgtaaaaatactttttcagaaCTGACAGGTGAAAGTAGTAAGTATATGTATGTAGAATTATATTTAAATCTTCACATTCACACAGAACTAGagcttcttatttttaaaaacaagtggtTGTGAAGTGAAGATGTTGGCCCaaccagagcacagagagagctGAACTGAAAACTATAGGCCTGATCTGCTGCACAGAAGTcaatctcttttcctttttaccaACCTTGATAAGCTTTGGTGGAAGTCCTACttcagaagaaatgagaaagagaggaaaatgtatATTGACTAGTGTCTTTTGCCTTCTAGATTATCTGCAGTTTTGGGCCCTCTTCAGATTGCTTCAGGTGATGTTTACACAGAGCTAAAAAATCTTGTCAAAACTTTCCGGTGAGTATTGGTCTTTACTTAGAGATTTTTATAAATGGATGAATTAAACATGCTGTTGAATGATTTGTGATTTGGGCACAGAGAGGAGGGTCCTATTGCAGATCTGCCCTTCTCTTGCTGCGTGTTCATGTAGGTAATGTCCCATTCCCTGTGGACCAACAAGtcagccctttccctgctcctgacagTGGCTAGGTCACCAGGAGTAtttgtagatttttaaaaactaggCCAGTGGTCTCTGGAGGATGCTGGTGAGTCTTTTAAAGGTTCTGCTACCTCGTCACCTCCTATTAAGTGTGAGTTTCTGAGATCTGTCCCTTTCTTTTGCTCTagccctctgcagctgggctaAATGGCTTTAATCTGATTAATAATTTTTGCCACTAAGTTCTAGAGACAGTCAGTTGGATCTGTCGTGTTCCTGATTTCAAAGGGAAGAAGATTTAGTGGGTACTTTTCATCACCACAGGTCAGCCAGTAGGACTAAAGACAGTGTTTGGAAACAGTGAGAtaaagaaggagggaaaacagaatGGTAACTTCTCTGAGCATTCTTAGGTTTTCTTTGGGAGACAACTCTCATAGCCTGGACCTAGATTGTGTCCTTCATCCTCAAGTATTGTCAGAAAAGAGCAATAGCAGTTGTTAACTGTGTGGTCATTGTCACTCTTGAAACATTGCTCACACATCCTCAATCTGCATGAGGTTTACATGTAAATTTTCCAGAACTCATTCATGTAGCATTTGCCACAAGGAATCTGGGCTTTGGTGAATAGAAACCCAGCTCTACCCAATTTCTTACAATTTACCCCATGTCTGGAAGGACGCCACTAAAACACAGATGTGTCTCTGCAAGATTTCTTACTGTGGAAgattctctcttcctttctggTAACTGTGCATGatctcttttaaataaaagcattgaTACTATTTGAATTTGTTTCTGTGATTGCAGTCTTTTAAGTTCTGActtgccttttattttaacAACACCACTG
This Camarhynchus parvulus chromosome 8, STF_HiC, whole genome shotgun sequence DNA region includes the following protein-coding sequences:
- the RPAP2 gene encoding putative RNA polymerase II subunit B1 CTD phosphatase RPAP2, coding for MAMMAAGTGKPRRRHAGNKHSAAQKNEDAAQRKAALEAALRHKIECEKKALSIVEQLLEEDITEEFLLNCGKCITPSHYKDVVDERSIIKLCGYPLCQNKLENVPKQKYRISTKTNRVYDITERKCFCSNFCYRASKYFEAQISKSPVWMREEEKPPDIELLKERWSGQSGEEVKLRDEVIKASDIENPRISSDPCESGSHDIASDSSTDTEQEFISSVLPGSQSSSANFAQQLHRKSILKKKPAQKVHASPKTEDADVVEATEQLSHCKLDTQEERHACSVQNEVTAPPSDNTAPGKSSASEIFENKYGSQIVFLGVSKRGAEHLKRTLAKSAEHKNPELSHPVNSKGSLLEVLRQTLMEWRTEETLKFLYGPNYTSLCSSECIASVSQEAEELDEDDLDTPDDLSTVAVGESENSLNYSLPFTGSGGVVKPVPSYEKLKEETELLELRVKEFYKGRCVLAEEAATQAQAGEHPSKDRDDQQEDLTFPLVDSNAQMQIRKRIVLEKLRKALSAVLGPLQIASGDVYTELKNLVKTFRLTNRNIIHKMPEWTLIAIVLLSVLSQTTPLFKNTQTSPMYTQFLTTLLEELHFKNEDLESLTRIFRVD